Proteins encoded by one window of Leptospira neocaledonica:
- a CDS encoding leucine-rich repeat domain-containing protein, with amino-acid sequence MKHHFIDFLDREGGYWEMIPNRDRYEYDIANIQEGDKKVSIVKYGKANKDWRKIFSLPNVEEVTLHEPDNEQLESICKLQSIKRLRISFVRLKNLNFISSMRKLEELVLEYASGFSDLSPLSELQKLKSLHLENLRRVSDFSGLDGLKKLKYLYIDGTLDWPQPIDNFEFLAKLQDLEVLRFGRIINKLPFPSLLPIVKLKNLKKIWAPNNILDVKEFALIEACFPKVQGATRAPFSKIAYSDIFLPKTDVRSSLSDDDILKYHPEVKIDYKGKRKIADPNSEWFEFLGKSAGRVKCNSPSSAEKCSEYAAKYESLKKEALAIIKKAR; translated from the coding sequence ATGAAACATCACTTTATTGATTTTCTAGATCGAGAAGGCGGATATTGGGAGATGATTCCCAATCGGGATCGTTACGAATATGATATTGCAAATATTCAGGAAGGAGATAAAAAAGTTTCAATAGTTAAATACGGGAAAGCAAATAAGGATTGGAGAAAAATTTTTTCATTGCCTAATGTCGAAGAAGTAACACTTCATGAACCTGATAACGAACAGTTAGAATCAATTTGCAAATTACAATCTATAAAACGGTTACGAATTTCTTTCGTAAGACTAAAGAATCTAAATTTTATTTCTTCCATGAGAAAATTAGAGGAGCTAGTTCTTGAATACGCTTCCGGTTTTTCTGATTTATCACCGCTGAGTGAACTTCAAAAATTAAAATCTTTACATTTAGAAAACCTACGTCGAGTTTCGGATTTTTCTGGACTCGATGGACTAAAAAAACTTAAATATTTATATATTGATGGCACGTTAGATTGGCCACAGCCAATAGACAATTTCGAATTTCTCGCTAAACTTCAAGATCTTGAAGTTTTGAGATTTGGGCGTATCATAAATAAATTACCTTTCCCTTCTTTACTCCCCATTGTAAAATTAAAGAATTTAAAAAAGATATGGGCCCCCAATAATATCTTAGACGTTAAGGAATTTGCCTTGATAGAAGCATGCTTTCCGAAAGTGCAAGGTGCAACAAGGGCGCCTTTTTCTAAGATTGCATATTCTGATATATTCCTTCCAAAAACTGACGTTAGATCATCGCTTTCTGACGATGATATTCTCAAGTATCATCCGGAGGTTAAAATCGATTATAAAGGAAAGAGAAAAATTGCGGACCCAAATTCCGAATGGTTTGAATTTTTAGGTAAAAGTGCGGGGAGGGTTAAGTGTAATAGCCCAAGCTCAGCTGAAAAATGTTCTGAATATGCTGCAAAATATGAATCTTTAAAAAAGGAAGCATTAGCTATAATTAAAAAAGCCCGATAG
- a CDS encoding DUF1772 domain-containing protein → MSIFTKITGLITVLVLGLTAGAMLTEAVIIVPFWLSLSPTEFFDWYSKNQAALVNYYSPLEIWSVILTLVTSILLLITKQEGKLPMVASTVLSILVIVTFFIFFKDANASFNTRSIAHDKLASAIITWGNWQWLRVGLGIAAFIFGLFAIQSAKK, encoded by the coding sequence ATGAGTATATTTACTAAAATTACGGGACTTATTACAGTATTAGTTCTTGGCTTAACTGCCGGGGCAATGCTAACAGAAGCCGTAATCATCGTTCCCTTTTGGTTGAGTCTATCACCAACTGAATTCTTCGATTGGTATTCAAAAAACCAGGCTGCGTTGGTTAATTATTATAGTCCGCTTGAGATTTGGAGTGTAATTCTCACATTAGTTACTTCTATCCTGCTTCTTATAACGAAACAAGAAGGCAAACTGCCAATGGTAGCATCTACAGTTCTATCTATTCTTGTAATAGTGACATTTTTCATTTTTTTTAAAGACGCAAATGCTAGTTTCAATACGCGTTCTATCGCACATGATAAATTAGCATCAGCCATTATTACCTGGGGGAATTGGCAATGGTTAAGAGTAGGATTAGGAATAGCTGCGTTTATATTCGGATTATTTGCCATCCAATCCGCCAAGAAATAA
- a CDS encoding RNA recognition motif domain-containing protein: MSAKLFVGGLSWSTTDQTLRQVFEVHGAVQEANVVVDRETGRSRGFGFVTFSDQNSAQAAVSELNGKDLDGRNIVVSVAEERPRSDRNRGGNNKKFDRNRW, translated from the coding sequence ATGTCAGCCAAATTGTTTGTAGGCGGCCTTAGCTGGTCAACTACTGATCAAACCTTACGCCAAGTATTTGAAGTTCACGGCGCTGTTCAAGAAGCCAATGTTGTAGTAGATCGCGAAACCGGTAGATCTAGAGGATTCGGTTTTGTTACCTTCTCCGATCAGAATTCAGCGCAAGCTGCAGTTTCTGAACTAAACGGGAAAGATTTAGACGGACGTAATATTGTAGTTTCCGTTGCAGAAGAAAGACCTAGGTCTGATCGCAACAGAGGCGGTAACAATAAAAAGTTCGACCGTAACCGCTGGTAA
- a CDS encoding dihydrofolate reductase family protein yields MKKIVFAINITTDGFCSHTDMIADDQLHKYFTDLLRKGSIMLYGRITYQLMVPFWPEVARDQSMSEISNEFARVFTSLDKILFSTTLKQTEETNTRLVSGNIIEEILQLKQQSGKDILVGSLSLATQLLEHDLIDEYRFVVHPVIAGKGPRLFDAVNLQQTLRLDFLGSETFQSGVIALHYKKRI; encoded by the coding sequence ATGAAAAAAATTGTTTTTGCGATCAATATTACTACTGATGGGTTTTGCAGTCATACGGACATGATTGCTGATGACCAGTTGCATAAATATTTCACTGACCTCTTGCGAAAGGGGAGTATTATGCTCTATGGTCGAATAACGTATCAACTCATGGTACCTTTTTGGCCAGAAGTTGCTAGAGACCAATCGATGTCCGAAATAAGTAATGAGTTCGCTCGTGTTTTTACTTCGCTCGATAAGATCTTATTCTCCACTACATTGAAACAAACGGAAGAAACGAATACTAGACTTGTGAGCGGAAACATTATTGAAGAAATACTTCAATTGAAGCAGCAGTCTGGAAAAGATATATTAGTAGGTAGTCTAAGCCTAGCAACTCAGCTTTTGGAACACGATTTGATTGATGAATATCGTTTCGTAGTTCATCCGGTCATTGCCGGTAAAGGGCCACGATTATTTGATGCCGTAAATTTGCAGCAAACTCTTCGCCTGGACTTCCTTGGTTCGGAAACTTTTCAATCTGGCGTTATTGCCCTTCATTATAAAAAACGTATCTGA
- a CDS encoding VOC family protein, producing MKRVTGIGGIFFKAQDPAKLGSWYKTHLGIDVQSWGGAAFRWVDDAGNPINGTTAWSVGDGSYFAPSNSTFMVNYRVEDLHGLLKLLREEGCQVLEKVEESEYGIFGWVMSWIRKVIRSSYGSHRKGNNNRY from the coding sequence ATGAAACGAGTTACAGGTATTGGCGGGATTTTTTTCAAAGCTCAGGACCCTGCTAAATTAGGTTCCTGGTATAAAACTCATCTCGGCATAGATGTTCAATCTTGGGGTGGTGCGGCTTTTCGTTGGGTCGATGATGCCGGTAATCCTATAAACGGCACGACTGCTTGGTCAGTTGGAGACGGTTCTTACTTTGCTCCAAGTAATTCCACATTTATGGTGAACTATAGAGTGGAAGATCTTCATGGGCTCTTGAAACTTCTTCGTGAAGAAGGTTGTCAAGTACTGGAGAAGGTAGAGGAATCCGAGTATGGGATATTCGGTTGGGTCATGTCATGGATCCGGAAGGTAATAAGGTCGAGTTATGGCAGCCACCGGAAGGGCAATAACAATCGGTATTGA
- a CDS encoding SRPBCC family protein, translated as MDSKQITIQSTISADIKKVWDYYTNPQHIIKWNFATDDWQCPWAKNDMRPGGKYSARMEAKDGSFGFEFEAIYDSVVDQKNFSYTMGDGRKATVSFENQNNKTLVVVNFDPESQNPIEMQRGGWQAILDNFKKYTELN; from the coding sequence ATGGACTCAAAACAAATCACCATTCAATCTACTATATCTGCAGACATTAAAAAAGTTTGGGACTACTACACCAATCCGCAACATATTATCAAATGGAATTTTGCGACGGACGACTGGCAATGCCCTTGGGCAAAAAACGATATGAGACCAGGCGGTAAGTACAGTGCAAGAATGGAAGCTAAGGATGGAAGTTTCGGCTTCGAGTTTGAAGCAATTTATGATTCGGTCGTTGATCAGAAAAATTTTAGTTATACGATGGGAGACGGTAGGAAGGCAACTGTTAGCTTCGAGAATCAAAATAACAAAACTCTTGTAGTCGTTAATTTTGATCCTGAATCACAAAACCCAATTGAGATGCAAAGAGGCGGTTGGCAGGCGATACTTGATAACTTTAAAAAGTATACAGAGCTAAATTAA
- a CDS encoding MmcQ/YjbR family DNA-binding protein produces the protein MISLDKVRKLALALPEAKEEPHFEKISFRVNKKIFATVDQENKKIVLKFDQNDQDFFSLASKGSVYPIDNKWGQQGWTCVEMKSTDLALFKDMLVVSYCGVAPKRLIETVRQNRKSSNKL, from the coding sequence ATGATATCCTTAGACAAAGTAAGAAAACTTGCTTTAGCCCTTCCTGAAGCAAAAGAAGAACCTCATTTTGAAAAGATTTCATTCAGAGTGAATAAAAAGATTTTTGCAACGGTGGATCAGGAAAATAAAAAGATCGTTCTTAAATTCGATCAGAATGACCAGGACTTCTTTTCTTTAGCTTCTAAGGGCTCCGTTTATCCTATAGACAATAAATGGGGACAGCAGGGCTGGACCTGTGTTGAAATGAAATCTACTGATTTAGCTTTATTCAAAGATATGTTAGTCGTTTCTTATTGCGGGGTTGCTCCGAAAAGGCTTATAGAAACGGTCAGGCAAAATCGGAAGTCCAGTAATAAACTATAA
- a CDS encoding DUF1801 domain-containing protein, which produces MNKEVQKYNNSQTKIEKEICDILSQEINLHLPKAENKIWHAHPVWFLDGNPIVGYSKLKTCIRLLFWSGQSFEEEGLEPEGTFKAAEVRYTSPDQINKKDLKRWVNKAKKIQWDYKNIVKRKGVLERLK; this is translated from the coding sequence ATGAATAAAGAAGTCCAAAAATACAATAATTCACAAACTAAAATCGAAAAAGAGATTTGTGATATCCTTTCCCAAGAAATTAATCTTCATCTGCCTAAAGCGGAAAATAAGATTTGGCATGCTCATCCAGTTTGGTTCTTGGATGGGAATCCGATCGTTGGTTATAGTAAACTTAAAACTTGCATTCGATTACTTTTTTGGAGCGGACAATCCTTTGAAGAAGAAGGTTTGGAGCCGGAAGGAACTTTTAAAGCAGCAGAAGTCCGTTATACGAGTCCTGATCAAATCAATAAAAAAGACTTAAAACGTTGGGTGAATAAAGCCAAGAAAATCCAATGGGATTACAAGAATATCGTGAAACGAAAAGGTGTCCTAGAAAGATTAAAATAA
- a CDS encoding SRPBCC family protein has product MNGIYHKIGVRAGAADVINALTTKEGLSGWWTKHVGGPFTGGTSGIGEPIHFDFGIAGIDMKVQELSSQNVLWECTSGPEDWIGSHINFKLNPGTAPDGTALTLIYFRHQDWKVESDFTAHCSMKWAVFLLSLKDLIETGTGKPAPDDLKIDDFN; this is encoded by the coding sequence ATGAACGGAATCTATCATAAGATAGGCGTTCGTGCAGGCGCTGCGGATGTCATCAATGCGCTGACGACTAAAGAAGGGCTTTCAGGATGGTGGACTAAACATGTGGGCGGACCGTTTACAGGAGGGACTTCCGGTATAGGAGAACCTATTCATTTTGATTTCGGAATAGCAGGAATCGACATGAAGGTCCAGGAACTTTCATCACAAAATGTTCTATGGGAATGTACATCAGGACCGGAAGATTGGATCGGCTCCCATATCAATTTCAAATTGAATCCGGGAACTGCGCCTGACGGAACAGCATTGACTCTTATTTATTTTAGGCACCAAGATTGGAAAGTGGAGAGCGATTTTACGGCACATTGTAGTATGAAATGGGCAGTTTTCTTACTTAGTCTAAAAGATTTGATTGAAACTGGTACTGGTAAACCTGCACCAGATGATCTTAAGATTGATGACTTTAATTAA
- a CDS encoding SRPBCC family protein yields MINQVIKIEKRINAEPIRLFRAWLKAEEFSSWFLPGSSIGIESAILDPRPGGKFKINMLHEGKVLPHEGEYQIIEEPKKLVFTWRSHATEGLDTLVTVTFDLLQEEFLNTNKKPQTLITLIHERLIGEDAATSHKAGWTHILDSLEKWQVGKKE; encoded by the coding sequence ATGATAAACCAGGTCATAAAAATAGAAAAAAGAATTAACGCAGAACCGATTAGATTGTTTCGAGCCTGGCTAAAAGCGGAAGAATTTTCCAGTTGGTTTTTACCAGGGAGTTCAATCGGGATTGAGTCTGCCATATTGGATCCTCGCCCGGGTGGTAAATTTAAAATCAATATGTTACATGAAGGTAAAGTTCTTCCTCATGAAGGTGAATATCAGATCATCGAAGAGCCGAAAAAGTTGGTATTTACTTGGAGATCACATGCAACGGAAGGCTTAGATACATTAGTCACAGTTACTTTCGATCTCTTACAAGAAGAATTTTTAAATACAAACAAGAAACCTCAAACACTCATAACGTTAATCCATGAACGTTTAATAGGAGAAGATGCAGCCACTTCCCATAAGGCAGGATGGACCCATATTCTGGACAGCCTTGAGAAATGGCAGGTCGGAAAAAAAGAATAG
- a CDS encoding ArsR/SmtB family transcription factor, whose translation MVVFHKNEQRLDRVFAALADSSRRQMLAKLRKRPLTISELAEPFSMSFAGVAKHIDVLTSAGLVRKVRDQEDGRSFRLELQNQSLMEASAWLTYHQEFWANKLDRLESFIEEQDHDKPGHKNRKKN comes from the coding sequence ATGGTTGTATTTCATAAAAATGAACAAAGGTTGGATCGAGTATTCGCTGCTCTTGCGGATAGTTCAAGAAGGCAAATGCTTGCAAAATTGCGAAAAAGGCCCCTCACCATTTCAGAGTTAGCAGAACCTTTTTCTATGTCATTTGCGGGAGTGGCTAAACATATAGATGTACTTACATCGGCTGGCTTAGTTCGTAAAGTGCGAGACCAAGAAGACGGTCGTAGCTTCCGACTTGAACTACAAAACCAATCTCTAATGGAAGCTTCTGCATGGCTTACATATCATCAGGAATTTTGGGCTAACAAACTCGATAGACTAGAATCTTTTATAGAGGAGCAGGATCATGATAAACCAGGTCATAAAAATAGAAAAAAGAATTAA
- a CDS encoding iron chaperone: MDKTKNTFQLIDEYIKTFPKEVQSILQELRKVIQEEAPEASEKISYQIPTFYLNGNLVHFAAYKNHIGFYPGASGIAKFKKEIDKYKNAKGSVQFPIDQPLPMDLVRKIVKFRVGEFKKKVPKKTKKK; encoded by the coding sequence ATGGATAAGACAAAAAACACATTCCAATTAATTGACGAATACATCAAAACTTTTCCGAAAGAGGTCCAGTCCATTCTTCAGGAGCTCAGAAAAGTGATCCAAGAAGAAGCTCCGGAAGCAAGTGAGAAGATCAGCTATCAAATCCCCACTTTCTATTTAAATGGGAATTTAGTCCATTTTGCCGCTTATAAAAATCATATCGGCTTCTATCCGGGAGCAAGCGGTATTGCCAAATTTAAGAAAGAAATTGATAAATACAAAAATGCAAAAGGTTCTGTCCAATTTCCGATCGATCAACCTTTACCTATGGATCTGGTTCGTAAGATTGTGAAATTCAGGGTAGGAGAATTTAAGAAGAAGGTCCCTAAGAAAACGAAAAAGAAATAA
- a CDS encoding DoxX family protein — MGSENVSKGQLWTGRVLSGLVTLFLLFDGVMKFFLDKLPPDAQAEGAKLGYPPEVMPYLGMILIVSTLLYAFPRTAVLGATLLTGYLGGAVATHVRVLNPLGSHILFPTYMGIILWAGLYLRFPKLREVTPWQK, encoded by the coding sequence ATGGGATCTGAAAACGTATCGAAAGGCCAACTCTGGACCGGTCGAGTACTCAGTGGATTAGTTACACTCTTTCTACTTTTTGACGGAGTAATGAAATTTTTCTTGGACAAACTGCCGCCGGATGCTCAAGCAGAAGGAGCTAAACTAGGCTATCCACCTGAAGTAATGCCTTACTTAGGAATGATTCTGATCGTTAGTACTTTGTTATATGCATTTCCTAGGACTGCGGTTTTAGGAGCGACCTTACTCACCGGTTATTTGGGCGGAGCAGTTGCCACTCATGTTCGTGTTTTAAATCCATTAGGTTCTCATATTTTATTCCCTACCTATATGGGAATTATTCTATGGGCTGGACTTTATCTCAGATTTCCTAAGTTGAGAGAAGTAACCCCCTGGCAGAAATAA
- a CDS encoding helix-turn-helix domain-containing protein, whose amino-acid sequence MKVTDRQKKKFLKSLRQARIEAGLSQSDVARKIGTSQSFISKIESGRISLEVEIFLKLYQLYDKPAVYFFSAFSRK is encoded by the coding sequence TTGAAAGTAACGGACCGACAAAAGAAAAAATTCTTAAAGTCCCTTAGACAAGCAAGGATCGAAGCAGGATTAAGTCAATCGGATGTCGCTCGAAAGATCGGGACTAGTCAAAGTTTCATTTCTAAAATAGAATCGGGAAGGATATCTTTAGAAGTTGAGATATTTCTAAAATTATATCAATTGTACGATAAACCTGCGGTATATTTTTTCTCCGCATTCTCTCGGAAATAA
- a CDS encoding NAD(P)/FAD-dependent oxidoreductase, whose protein sequence is MTQELELRLLPEIAEQPNRLTEYISKSKKISMSDITHIEVLNHSIDARQKTVFVNLKVRVYINEEFVSEQISLPNYPDVKNSKEVIVIGAGPAGLFSALELIESGLKPIVLERGKDVKSRPKDLQNINAHHIVDEDSNYCFGEGGAGTYSDGKLYTRSKKRGNVRRILELLVGFGANPNILIEAHPHIGTNKLPSIVRKMRETIQERGGEVHFNQRVTDLILDGNSIKGVVTKNGDRFLSDKVILATGHSARDIFELLYHKGIEIHLKPLAIGVRVEHKQSLIDSIQYSCEDRGPFLPPSPYSIVKQIQGRGVYSFCMCPGGVIAACATRPGEVVTNGWSSSRRARPTANSGIVVELRQEDFLPFQKYGPLAAMEFQREIEQKAWITGGKTQTAPATRLADFVEGKISSDLPKTSYPPGIISADLSSVLPKFIMKALQNGFKEFDKSMKGYLTNEAVVHAPETRTSSPVSIPRDSESLEHIRIKGLYPCGEGAGYAGGIVSAAMDGIRCAQACAVSI, encoded by the coding sequence ATGACCCAAGAATTAGAACTTAGGCTTTTGCCTGAGATCGCCGAACAACCGAATCGGCTCACAGAATATATCTCTAAATCTAAAAAGATCTCTATGTCGGATATAACACATATTGAGGTCTTAAATCATTCTATTGATGCCAGACAAAAAACTGTTTTTGTTAATCTCAAAGTCCGAGTTTATATCAACGAGGAATTTGTTTCTGAACAGATCAGTCTTCCTAATTATCCGGATGTTAAAAATTCTAAAGAAGTGATCGTAATCGGTGCAGGGCCTGCAGGTTTATTCTCCGCACTGGAACTCATTGAATCCGGTTTGAAACCGATCGTTCTCGAAAGAGGAAAGGACGTCAAATCAAGACCAAAAGATCTTCAGAATATCAATGCACATCATATCGTGGATGAGGATTCTAATTATTGTTTTGGAGAAGGTGGGGCAGGCACTTATTCAGACGGTAAACTTTATACAAGATCCAAGAAAAGAGGTAACGTCCGTCGTATTCTAGAGCTACTTGTGGGTTTTGGAGCAAATCCTAATATTCTAATAGAAGCACATCCCCATATAGGGACCAACAAACTTCCAAGTATTGTCCGTAAAATGAGGGAAACCATCCAAGAAAGAGGTGGAGAAGTCCATTTCAACCAAAGAGTGACTGATTTGATCTTGGATGGGAATTCTATCAAAGGTGTGGTTACGAAGAATGGAGATCGTTTTCTCTCCGATAAAGTGATCTTAGCTACAGGGCATTCCGCCAGAGATATATTCGAATTACTTTATCATAAAGGAATAGAGATCCATTTAAAACCTCTAGCAATAGGAGTAAGAGTAGAACATAAACAATCCTTAATAGACTCCATCCAGTATAGTTGTGAGGATAGAGGACCTTTTCTTCCTCCTTCACCTTACAGTATTGTAAAACAGATTCAGGGAAGGGGAGTATACTCTTTCTGCATGTGTCCTGGAGGAGTGATTGCCGCCTGCGCCACAAGACCGGGAGAAGTTGTGACTAATGGATGGTCTTCTTCTAGAAGGGCAAGGCCAACTGCAAATTCGGGAATAGTAGTGGAGCTCCGACAAGAGGATTTTCTACCTTTCCAGAAATATGGTCCACTGGCTGCAATGGAATTCCAAAGGGAGATAGAACAGAAGGCCTGGATCACTGGAGGAAAAACCCAAACTGCTCCTGCCACTAGACTCGCGGATTTTGTAGAAGGCAAAATTTCTTCCGATCTTCCTAAAACTTCTTATCCTCCTGGAATTATATCTGCGGATCTTTCTTCCGTACTTCCTAAATTTATAATGAAAGCCTTGCAAAACGGATTTAAGGAATTTGATAAATCCATGAAAGGATATCTAACCAACGAGGCCGTGGTCCATGCCCCAGAGACCAGGACTTCTTCTCCTGTTAGTATTCCCAGGGACTCGGAATCTTTGGAACATATTCGTATTAAAGGGTTGTACCCTTGCGGCGAAGGAGCCGGTTATGCGGGTGGAATAGTATCCGCTGCCATGGACGGGATTAGATGTGCACAAGCTTGCGCAGTTAGTATTTAA
- a CDS encoding DUF1801 domain-containing protein, with protein MTQKKNHFQKFTNQDVAETFADYSPSVREKLFHLRELIFETAKEAQGVGKVEEVLKWGQPSYITPESKSGTTIRIDALKGESKEYAIFFHCQTDLISRFRKLYPKKFRFEGNRSIIFSENTKIPEKELKQCISFALTYHSDKKKKLN; from the coding sequence ATGACCCAAAAAAAGAATCATTTTCAAAAATTCACCAACCAAGACGTCGCTGAAACCTTCGCAGATTACTCTCCTTCTGTACGAGAGAAATTATTTCATTTAAGAGAATTGATTTTTGAAACTGCAAAAGAAGCACAAGGAGTAGGCAAGGTAGAAGAAGTGCTAAAATGGGGGCAGCCCAGTTATATCACTCCCGAATCCAAAAGTGGGACTACAATCCGGATCGACGCCTTAAAAGGGGAGTCGAAAGAATATGCGATCTTCTTCCATTGCCAAACGGATCTGATCTCCAGATTTAGGAAATTATATCCTAAAAAATTCCGCTTTGAAGGAAATAGGAGTATTATCTTTTCCGAAAATACTAAGATCCCTGAAAAGGAATTAAAACAATGTATTTCTTTTGCACTAACTTATCACTCGGATAAAAAGAAAAAGTTAAATTAA
- a CDS encoding acyl-CoA thioesterase yields the protein MARVQLDLPEKLAWSTSLNIRIYDTNFAGHLAHDRVVSLLHESRARLFREKGFSELDVNGHGIILTDLVVEYKAEAFFGDQIRVEIGAGDFSAKGCDLYYRMIHTDGPINGKLVCNAKTGLVFMDYSTRTVSNIPEVFKSWF from the coding sequence ATGGCAAGAGTTCAATTGGATCTGCCTGAAAAATTGGCCTGGTCCACCAGCTTAAATATCAGGATTTATGATACAAATTTTGCAGGACATTTAGCTCATGATAGAGTGGTTTCTCTTTTACATGAATCCAGAGCAAGATTATTCAGAGAAAAAGGATTTTCCGAATTAGACGTAAATGGACACGGAATCATTCTCACTGACTTAGTGGTAGAATACAAAGCTGAGGCATTTTTCGGAGACCAAATCAGAGTGGAGATCGGGGCGGGGGATTTCAGCGCGAAAGGTTGCGATCTATATTACAGAATGATTCATACGGATGGACCTATTAACGGTAAGCTTGTATGTAATGCAAAAACAGGACTCGTATTTATGGATTATTCTACTCGAACAGTCAGCAATATTCCGGAAGTTTTTAAGTCCTGGTTTTGA